Below is a window of Spelaeicoccus albus DNA.
CTGGAACTTCTGGAAGTGGGATGTGAAGTAGCGGATCCGATCCGTTAGCTGATCAACTTCAATCACATCGGCCAAAGGTGGGGCGCCGAGCCCAAGGCTCGGCGCCCCACCGCGGCGACGGACCACCATTTTCGGCGGCGCGGCGCCCCTGTCTGAACCACTCCTGGACGACATATGATCTCTTTCCTTGCCCGCCGCTTGGCGTACGCAATCCTTATTCTTCTCATCTTGTCCGTGTGCATGTACGTGCTCATTGATCTGGCGATCGATCCGCTTGCCGACCTGCGCACAAGCACGTCGCCGGACAAGGCGCAGCTCATCGCCAACCGCATTGCCCAACTCAACTTGGACAAGCCGGTCCTACTGCGCTACCTCTGGTGGCTCGGCGGCGTCGGCGGTTGCTTCATCGGGCGATGCAACCTCGGCGTCGCGTGGCGCGAAAACCAGCAAGTGACCGAACAGCTCCAAGGCGCGATGGCGCAGACCTTCGAACTCGTCTTTGCCGCCACGATCATCGCAATCGTGCTGGGCGTCGCAGTCGGTCTTATCAGTGCCCTGCGCCAGTACACCGGGTTCGACTACTTCATCACGTTCATTTCGTTCGTGATGTTTTCGTTGCCGATCTTCTGGGTGGCAGTGCTGCTCAAGCAGTATCTGGCAATCGGATTCAACAACTTTGTGAATACGCCGGGGTTGAACTGGCCGATTGTCGTACTCGTTGCCTTGCTGATGGGCTTGTTCTGGATGGGTGCGCTGGGCGGAAACGCCCGTCGTCGGATCATCACGTACGTCGCGGCGACGCTCATCACATTTGTCGTCGAGCTTTATATTTTGCTCACGGGGTGGTTTGACAGCCCGCATATCGGCATCATCGGCGTCATCGTGATTGCGGCCGCCTCCGCCATAGTCGTGACTTTCTTGTCAACGGGGTTGAACAACAAGCGCGCGCTCTATTCGGCGCTCACGACTGCCGCAATCGGCGTCGTGCTCTACTATCCGCTGCAGTACTTCTTTGACGGCATCGTCGTGAACATCTGGATCATCATTGCCTTGTTCTTCGTCACGATCGGCATCGGTCTGCTTGTCGGCTACGTTTTCGCGGGCCCCGATCGCAGCCAATCGATGCGGGGCGCCGTATTGACCGGGATCCTGATCAGCATCGTCATCTTCATCGACCGGGTCATGCAGGTGTGGGCGCCGTACACGAACTCCAGCGTGATCGGGAACCGGCCGATCGCCACGATCGGCTCGACCACCCCGAATCTCGGCGGGGACTTCTGGGTGCATACGCTCGACATCTTCACTCACTTGTTGCTGCCGTCACTTGCTCTGATCCTCATCACGTTTGCGCAGTTCACGCGGTTTACCCGCGGCTCCATGCTTGAAGTGATGACCCAGGATTACATTCGTACGGCACGCGCAAAGGGCCTGACCGAACGAACAGTGATCATGCGTCACGCCATGCGCAATGCGCTACTGCCGCTTGCGTCAATAGTCCCGGTGGCCATCATTACGCTTGTCGGCGGAGCCGTCATCACCGAGACCATTTTCGGCTGGTACGGAATGGGCAGGCTGTTCGTCGATTCCCTTGGTGAGGCCGAGATCGATCCAGTGATGGCCTATATCATCATCGTCGGCGCGCTGGCCATGTTCGCCAATCTGGTGGCCGACTTCTGCTACGCGCTCCTTGACCCACGGATTCGGGTGAACTCATGACTAACATCACGCCGTCCGCCGGCCCCGGTGACGAGGGCCCGCTTCTCGACGAGCAAAACGAAAACGCCATTGAACTGCACGAGACTGAAGGCCTGTCGCAAGGCAAAATCGTCTTCCGGCGATTCATTCGCCATAAGGGCGCCATCACCGGAATCGTCGTACTCGTGCTGATTGCGCTCCTTGCCTACACCTCAGTCGGAGTCGGCGGCTGGCATGGCTGGTGGAAATACCACGTCAATCCGACCTATCCGGTCATTAACGGGGGCAACCCCACGATGCACATGCCGAAATGGCTCGGAGGTAGCGGCTTCGTCGTCGGCGAGCATCCCTGGGGCCAAGACGACTTGGGCAAAGACAACTTCGCGCAGGTGATGAAAGGCACGCAGATCTCGATCATGATCATGGTCGTGATCGGCATCCTCACCTTGGTACTTGGTGTCATAGTCGGTGCGTTCGCGGGGTACTACCGCGGATGGCTTGATAGTTTGCTGATGCGCATCACCGACTTGTTCATCACGCTTCCGGTGATTGTGCTGGGCGCCGTTCTCGGCGTGATGGCCGGATCCTACAACGGTGTGCTGATGCCGCTGTATCTGGCGTTAGTCCTCGGCGGCATCACCTGGATGCAGCTCGCCCGCCTGGTCCGCGCCG
It encodes the following:
- a CDS encoding ABC transporter permease, yielding MISFLARRLAYAILILLILSVCMYVLIDLAIDPLADLRTSTSPDKAQLIANRIAQLNLDKPVLLRYLWWLGGVGGCFIGRCNLGVAWRENQQVTEQLQGAMAQTFELVFAATIIAIVLGVAVGLISALRQYTGFDYFITFISFVMFSLPIFWVAVLLKQYLAIGFNNFVNTPGLNWPIVVLVALLMGLFWMGALGGNARRRIITYVAATLITFVVELYILLTGWFDSPHIGIIGVIVIAAASAIVVTFLSTGLNNKRALYSALTTAAIGVVLYYPLQYFFDGIVVNIWIIIALFFVTIGIGLLVGYVFAGPDRSQSMRGAVLTGILISIVIFIDRVMQVWAPYTNSSVIGNRPIATIGSTTPNLGGDFWVHTLDIFTHLLLPSLALILITFAQFTRFTRGSMLEVMTQDYIRTARAKGLTERTVIMRHAMRNALLPLASIVPVAIITLVGGAVITETIFGWYGMGRLFVDSLGEAEIDPVMAYIIIVGALAMFANLVADFCYALLDPRIRVNS
- a CDS encoding ABC transporter permease, whose product is MTNITPSAGPGDEGPLLDEQNENAIELHETEGLSQGKIVFRRFIRHKGAITGIVVLVLIALLAYTSVGVGGWHGWWKYHVNPTYPVINGGNPTMHMPKWLGGSGFVVGEHPWGQDDLGKDNFAQVMKGTQISIMIMVVIGILTLVLGVIVGAFAGYYRGWLDSLLMRITDLFITLPVIVLGAVLGVMAGSYNGVLMPLYLALVLGGITWMQLARLVRADFLALREREFVDAARVAGAGDFRIMFKHMLPNAMGVIIVNTTLMMAQAIVLETALSYLGFGVQPPNVSLGELINKYQSSFATRPWLFWYPGLFIILVALCVNFVGDGIRDAFDPRQKRIPSARALARAARKLDEAEQGANS